A stretch of Aureispira sp. CCB-E DNA encodes these proteins:
- a CDS encoding M20/M25/M40 family metallo-hydrolase, with the protein MRKLLFVLLIFTLSIISLILLFNTFTNSSKQNKIQTAKGLPEYPKASQHLASVLRIPTTSDSNSVKHFNQFHTALQTFYPTLFSNPNVEWQNFEELSLVAKWIGRTPELAPIVLVAEQYVEEPDLETIPQWSYNPFMGKIDRGFIHGQGTQGGKAALMAMLEVFNDLVSQDILPNRTIYFAFPHNSEQGELALIQALKQAKIQPEFILKTGGLICQNMLWSTSMPTALIGIGTPSVSKVFLESQNVPQEVLQQHIQQLQTVLPFVDIENKAVQQFTNYISPELNFSQRLVFSNQWLLSNIQQKWLQKNTLTKTCFGHNIYVEQNTADSTNKQITELAFVAPQVLANLEQWLKTHLQHPQIRLLKQPQIQYTNQTLAPVDNRTYQFISNTCKEIFPNIITAPILVHPPSKINWQANIDADIYYFHPVVYTAATWEKQQQKIDAKISAKNYQQMMQFYYQLIKNRI; encoded by the coding sequence ATGCGAAAACTGTTATTCGTTCTCTTAATTTTTACATTAAGTATTATAAGTTTAATTCTCTTATTCAACACTTTTACCAATTCCTCTAAGCAGAACAAAATTCAAACAGCTAAAGGACTTCCTGAATATCCAAAGGCAAGCCAACATTTGGCTAGTGTTTTGCGCATCCCAACAACCTCAGATAGTAATAGTGTCAAACATTTTAATCAGTTTCATACCGCACTTCAAACCTTTTACCCAACACTTTTTAGCAACCCTAATGTAGAGTGGCAAAATTTTGAAGAACTTAGTTTGGTAGCAAAATGGATTGGCAGAACGCCTGAATTAGCTCCAATAGTACTGGTCGCAGAACAATATGTAGAGGAACCTGATTTAGAGACGATTCCTCAATGGAGTTACAATCCGTTTATGGGCAAAATTGATCGAGGATTTATTCATGGGCAAGGCACACAAGGCGGCAAGGCAGCTTTAATGGCTATGCTAGAAGTTTTTAATGACTTGGTTAGTCAAGATATCCTTCCTAATCGAACCATTTATTTTGCTTTTCCTCATAACTCAGAGCAAGGAGAACTAGCCCTGATACAAGCTCTAAAACAAGCGAAAATTCAACCTGAATTTATTCTAAAAACGGGCGGTCTAATTTGCCAAAATATGCTTTGGAGTACCTCAATGCCTACGGCTCTAATTGGGATTGGCACACCATCTGTATCCAAGGTATTTTTAGAATCTCAAAATGTTCCTCAAGAAGTTTTGCAACAACATATTCAGCAATTACAAACAGTACTTCCTTTTGTTGATATAGAAAACAAAGCTGTACAACAATTTACCAACTATATTAGCCCAGAACTAAACTTTAGCCAGCGTTTGGTTTTTTCTAACCAATGGTTGTTGAGCAACATTCAGCAAAAATGGTTACAAAAAAATACTTTAACCAAAACGTGCTTTGGACACAATATCTACGTAGAGCAAAACACAGCAGATAGTACCAACAAACAAATTACAGAGTTAGCTTTTGTAGCTCCTCAAGTCCTAGCTAATTTGGAACAGTGGTTGAAAACGCATTTACAACATCCACAAATAAGATTACTAAAACAGCCTCAAATTCAATACACCAACCAAACATTAGCACCTGTTGACAATCGCACCTATCAATTTATTAGCAATACTTGCAAAGAAATTTTTCCTAATATAATTACAGCACCTATACTAGTACATCCGCCCTCCAAAATTAATTGGCAAGCTAATATTGATGCAGATATTTATTATTTCCATCCTGTTGTTTATACTGCCGCAACATGGGAGAAACAGCAACAAAAAATTGATGCTAAAATTAGTGCTAAAAACTACCAACAAATGATGCAATTTTATTACCAACTAATTAAAAATCGAATTTAA
- a CDS encoding OmpA family protein, giving the protein MKKINQLGGIFAGALLLLSMNTSQAQVSVRPTDDNFITKKDQAQHAEWKEGKSQFPGRPRDWWQLGIGGGSFLVSGDVKPSFGWGASVHVRKSIGYVFSLKAEYMFGQANGFNYAPSYYKAFPNVAPFTITSSDGNVVTPGDYTTSDAFYANYRIEQHHALSLQMVFNLNNIKFHKKSNKWSLNLILGLGANLYHTKIDALDASGQTYAAQMTALANKSGGGASGQQYDITKVADRDAVLQELKGFLDGKYETLAQQNANNLITIGEDENRMVLNPFINVGLSFEYLITPRISIGLEHQSFLSDDDFFDGKSRKENGARTASIDIPHYTSIRLGFNIGKKDKAIQPLWFVNPLIYPMQDVADLKEKLDDDWFRDTDNDGVPDALDEEKDTPPDTEVDSKGRSLDSDGDGVVNSQDKEPYSPPGYPTDKDGVAQVPKPITEEDVKIIPGDPETGKHPTLVIGDEVYDPLGASGGTGTLKDWYLPMVHFDLDKYYLRPEAYEQLQHVASVMKGYPKLKVVVHGHTDVRSTKEYNDMLSYNRTMTCIDHLVNKYGIDRSRFIIKYNGESNNLIENANKEKEHFMNRRVEFYIAEDNAQEQSKPAGDGGANRKWKY; this is encoded by the coding sequence ATGAAAAAAATTAACCAATTAGGGGGTATTTTTGCAGGGGCGTTATTGCTACTATCCATGAATACTTCTCAAGCACAAGTTTCTGTTCGTCCGACAGATGACAATTTTATTACCAAGAAAGATCAAGCACAGCATGCTGAATGGAAAGAGGGGAAAAGCCAATTTCCAGGTCGCCCAAGAGATTGGTGGCAACTCGGTATTGGTGGAGGTAGTTTCTTAGTAAGTGGTGATGTTAAACCATCATTTGGCTGGGGAGCTTCTGTTCATGTAAGAAAATCAATTGGCTACGTATTCTCACTAAAAGCAGAATACATGTTTGGTCAAGCTAATGGTTTTAATTACGCACCTTCTTACTACAAAGCATTTCCTAATGTAGCTCCATTTACGATTACATCGTCTGATGGAAATGTAGTAACTCCTGGTGATTATACAACAAGCGATGCTTTTTATGCCAACTATAGAATTGAGCAACATCACGCTCTTTCTTTGCAAATGGTATTTAACTTGAACAACATCAAGTTTCACAAAAAAAGCAACAAATGGAGTTTGAATTTAATTCTTGGTTTGGGAGCTAACTTGTACCATACTAAAATTGATGCATTGGATGCTAGTGGTCAAACATATGCTGCTCAAATGACAGCTTTGGCTAACAAATCTGGTGGAGGAGCTTCTGGACAACAATACGACATTACAAAAGTTGCTGACCGTGACGCTGTATTGCAAGAGTTGAAAGGTTTCCTAGATGGAAAATATGAGACATTGGCACAACAAAATGCAAACAACTTGATTACAATTGGTGAAGATGAAAATCGTATGGTTTTAAACCCATTCATCAATGTAGGTTTGTCTTTTGAATACTTAATTACGCCTCGTATTTCTATCGGATTGGAGCACCAATCATTCTTGTCTGACGATGACTTCTTTGATGGAAAAAGCCGTAAAGAAAATGGAGCTCGTACTGCGAGTATTGATATCCCTCATTATACAAGCATTCGCTTAGGATTTAATATTGGGAAAAAAGACAAAGCTATTCAACCACTATGGTTTGTAAATCCTTTGATTTACCCTATGCAAGATGTTGCTGACTTGAAAGAAAAGTTAGACGACGATTGGTTCCGTGATACAGATAATGACGGTGTGCCAGATGCTTTGGATGAAGAGAAAGATACACCACCTGATACAGAAGTAGATAGCAAAGGTCGTTCTTTGGATTCTGATGGTGATGGTGTTGTAAATAGCCAAGATAAAGAGCCTTATTCTCCACCTGGATATCCTACAGACAAAGATGGTGTTGCTCAGGTGCCAAAACCAATTACAGAAGAAGATGTTAAAATTATTCCTGGAGATCCAGAAACTGGTAAACATCCAACATTGGTTATTGGTGATGAAGTATACGATCCACTAGGAGCTTCTGGCGGAACGGGTACTTTGAAAGATTGGTACTTGCCAATGGTTCACTTTGACTTGGATAAATACTACTTGCGTCCAGAAGCATATGAGCAATTACAACATGTTGCTAGTGTAATGAAAGGTTACCCTAAATTAAAAGTTGTTGTTCATGGTCACACAGATGTACGTTCAACTAAAGAGTACAACGATATGTTGTCTTACAACCGTACAATGACTTGTATTGATCACTTAGTGAATAAATATGGCATTGATCGTAGTCGTTTCATCATCAAGTACAATGGTGAGTCTAATAACTTGATTGAAAATGCAAACAAAGAAAAAGAACACTTTATGAATCGTCGTGTAGAATTCTACATTGCGGAAGATAATGCACAAGAGCAAAGCAAACCTGCTGGCGATGGTGGTGCTAACAGAAAGTGGAAATACTAA
- a CDS encoding BamA/TamA family outer membrane protein translates to MTQRLLLIELLLLVSIYASNAQIQKVCIQSIDIVGHQKTKTTLIQNELNIAEGDSILLESLMPKLEQNKRFLINTLLFNYVEVKIAKWEGQAVHILIILKESWYIFPLPQFELADRNFNVWWTRHNRDLKRANIGLWLIWRNLTGYNDLLKVIVQFGYTRKFELDYTLPPMGKKRKFGFNINALYSDNKEWAYNTINNQLAFYNDFDATERQFQRIRGSIRGYYRRTLFEVQRLELTFLQLNISDSIVTYNPDFFLNHRKTQRSFSLKYTYTLDKRDIQAYPLNGLYFQAQLKKQGLGIFKDINQLQLTARLGYYVQIWKFLSIATNLKARYSFIRSEMPYYNNKALGFNEDFVRGYQYYVINGQDYLLFQSDINFKILDVQIPLFKKFPVSYLQALPLKIHLRYHIDFGYVWDRFYAQGNQLSNTDLIGTGLGVDLIFYSYNIIVQFEYTFNKNGEKGLYLRYRFNF, encoded by the coding sequence ATGACACAACGTTTATTGCTTATTGAGCTACTTTTGCTGGTTTCTATTTATGCTTCTAATGCCCAAATTCAAAAGGTTTGTATCCAATCAATTGATATTGTCGGGCACCAAAAAACCAAAACAACACTTATTCAGAACGAATTGAATATCGCTGAAGGAGATTCGATTCTTTTAGAGAGTTTAATGCCAAAATTGGAGCAAAACAAGCGTTTTTTAATTAACACGCTCTTATTTAATTATGTAGAGGTCAAAATCGCTAAATGGGAAGGACAAGCAGTTCATATTTTAATTATACTCAAAGAGTCTTGGTATATTTTTCCTTTGCCTCAATTCGAGCTAGCAGATCGAAATTTTAATGTTTGGTGGACTAGACACAACCGAGATCTCAAACGAGCCAACATTGGGCTGTGGTTGATTTGGCGTAATTTGACAGGTTACAACGATTTGTTAAAAGTAATTGTGCAATTTGGCTATACTCGAAAATTTGAATTGGATTACACCCTTCCTCCTATGGGCAAAAAGCGAAAATTTGGATTCAATATCAACGCTTTGTACTCCGACAATAAAGAATGGGCTTACAATACCATCAACAATCAATTGGCATTTTACAATGACTTTGATGCTACTGAACGGCAATTCCAACGCATCAGAGGAAGTATTAGGGGGTACTACAGAAGAACGTTATTTGAAGTGCAACGACTGGAACTAACATTTTTACAACTTAACATTAGTGATTCCATTGTTACCTACAATCCCGATTTTTTTCTAAATCATCGAAAAACGCAACGTTCTTTTAGCTTAAAATATACCTATACCCTAGATAAGCGAGATATTCAAGCTTACCCGCTTAATGGCTTGTATTTTCAAGCTCAATTAAAAAAACAAGGTCTTGGTATTTTTAAAGACATCAATCAATTACAATTAACTGCCCGCTTAGGCTATTATGTACAAATATGGAAATTCTTGAGTATTGCCACCAATTTAAAAGCTCGTTATAGTTTCATTCGTTCTGAAATGCCTTATTACAACAACAAAGCATTAGGTTTTAACGAAGATTTTGTACGGGGTTATCAATACTATGTCATCAATGGTCAAGACTACCTACTATTTCAATCTGATATTAATTTTAAAATTTTAGATGTACAAATTCCATTGTTTAAAAAATTTCCAGTAAGTTATTTACAAGCTCTGCCTTTGAAAATACACCTTCGTTATCATATAGATTTTGGTTATGTGTGGGATCGTTTTTATGCACAAGGCAATCAGTTGAGCAACACAGATTTGATTGGAACAGGGCTTGGAGTAGATTTAATTTTCTATTCTTATAATATAATTGTGCAATTTGAATACACTTTTAACAAAAATGGTGAAAAAGGCTTATATTTACGCTACCGCTTTAATTTTTAA
- a CDS encoding NAD kinase has translation MKIAIYSRFLKKDHISFVQILFDILAQRDAELFIFEEYYQSFDDRIRIQQKLELFKEHEDFKAQNIDFMISLGGDGTILDLVTIVRDTGVPIMGINLGRLGFLAMIEKNRIEQALDALYSDSFTLDQRSILYLESSPSIFGDKNFALNDFTILKRDTSSMVIIHTYVNGEFLNSYWADGIIVATPTGSTGYSLSCGGPIIFPKSGNFIITPVAPHNLNVRPIVLSDNAVISFEVEGRAKNFLCTLDSRYETIDTHFQLAVRKADFQVNLVRFTDRNFLYMIREKLKWGIDSRNY, from the coding sequence TTGAAGATAGCCATCTACAGTCGATTCTTAAAAAAAGACCATATTTCTTTTGTGCAAATTCTATTTGATATTCTAGCACAAAGAGATGCGGAGTTGTTTATATTCGAAGAATATTATCAAAGCTTTGACGATAGAATCAGAATTCAGCAAAAATTAGAACTGTTCAAGGAACATGAAGATTTTAAAGCTCAAAATATTGACTTCATGATTAGCTTGGGGGGAGATGGAACTATCTTAGATCTGGTAACCATTGTTCGAGATACGGGTGTTCCTATTATGGGAATCAATTTAGGTCGATTGGGTTTTTTAGCTATGATTGAAAAAAATCGAATTGAGCAAGCCCTAGATGCTTTGTATAGCGATAGTTTTACCTTAGATCAGCGTTCTATCTTATATTTGGAGTCAAGCCCTTCTATTTTTGGAGACAAAAACTTTGCTCTAAATGATTTTACCATTCTCAAACGAGACACCTCTTCGATGGTTATCATCCATACCTACGTTAATGGGGAGTTTTTAAACTCTTACTGGGCGGATGGAATTATTGTTGCTACGCCAACAGGTTCGACAGGTTACTCATTAAGCTGTGGTGGGCCTATTATATTTCCAAAGTCTGGCAATTTTATCATCACTCCTGTTGCACCTCACAACCTCAATGTTCGTCCTATTGTTTTGTCTGATAATGCAGTTATTTCTTTTGAAGTAGAAGGGCGGGCAAAAAACTTCTTATGCACCTTAGATTCGCGTTACGAAACCATTGATACTCATTTTCAATTGGCAGTACGTAAAGCAGATTTTCAAGTCAATCTAGTTCGATTTACGGATCGCAATTTCCTATACATGATTCGAGAAAAACTAAAGTGGGGAATCGACTCTCGAAATTATTAG
- a CDS encoding DUF6089 family protein has translation MRHILLLSCIAFLATINTTNAQYWEVSGMGGVTFYHGDLAPDFSMQTPGAAGSFFVRRNVDPRVSLRIGASFGTISASDKNSLNEYNKARNLSFQSTIFEGSVGLEFNFLPFHHHSQKGRNHNQFSPYLVAGFGVFHHNPKAEYKGSLYELQPLGTEGQSVGEEYSLIQPSLILGAGIKIDINSEWGIVIEGATRILFFDYLDDVAGEYADSRLIASHRGSLASAAIGLADRSGEVGQNLGRPGRQRGDSKTNDGYTMFTIGILYTMHQYHCPSW, from the coding sequence GTGAGACATATATTATTACTCAGTTGTATTGCTTTTTTGGCAACGATTAACACAACGAATGCTCAATATTGGGAAGTGAGCGGAATGGGAGGTGTAACTTTTTATCATGGTGATTTGGCCCCCGATTTCTCTATGCAAACACCAGGTGCAGCGGGAAGCTTTTTTGTACGCAGAAATGTAGACCCTAGAGTTTCTTTGCGCATAGGAGCTAGTTTTGGAACGATTAGCGCTTCAGACAAAAATTCTTTGAACGAATACAACAAAGCTAGAAACTTGAGTTTTCAGTCTACTATTTTTGAAGGTTCTGTAGGACTAGAATTCAACTTTTTGCCTTTTCACCACCACTCACAAAAAGGTAGAAATCACAATCAATTTTCTCCCTACTTGGTCGCAGGTTTCGGTGTTTTTCACCACAATCCTAAGGCAGAATACAAAGGAAGTTTGTATGAGCTACAACCTTTAGGTACAGAAGGGCAATCGGTGGGCGAAGAATATTCTCTAATTCAACCTTCTTTAATTTTAGGGGCTGGTATCAAAATAGACATTAATTCTGAATGGGGAATTGTTATTGAAGGAGCTACCCGAATTTTATTTTTTGATTATTTGGATGATGTTGCAGGAGAGTATGCCGATAGTCGTTTGATTGCATCTCATAGAGGATCTTTGGCTAGTGCTGCGATTGGTTTGGCAGATCGTTCGGGAGAAGTTGGGCAAAATTTGGGTAGACCAGGACGTCAACGAGGGGACTCCAAAACCAACGACGGTTATACAATGTTTACCATAGGCATTTTATACACCATGCACCAATACCACTGCCCTTCTTGGTAA
- a CDS encoding energy transducer TonB — MNNYILTCFLLFLGLSMVAQPQDSSILTAVDIPPLFDGCDDPLISEEQRQACSVPKIQAFINENIVYPDSARARNIEGVVVVRFSVTKEGKITDLELVRNIGAGCGQEAMRVIRMMPDFRPALRNGEPVATKMTLPIRFKRADEAVSSNKNLYQIHWGTIYQDKVTKEALKALLKRYFLVRDYYGNTYDVRFLTLKIDAKGKEIVLETRGNTLNREMLRALKKMRAGQVVAIHAMIQKEYQDIEVVRTLEIVK, encoded by the coding sequence ATGAACAACTATATACTCACTTGTTTTTTACTCTTTTTGGGGCTGTCTATGGTTGCTCAACCTCAGGATTCTTCTATCTTGACAGCTGTTGATATACCACCTTTGTTTGATGGTTGTGACGATCCCTTGATTAGTGAAGAACAAAGACAAGCTTGTTCTGTGCCAAAAATTCAAGCTTTTATTAACGAAAATATAGTTTACCCTGATAGTGCTCGTGCTCGTAATATAGAAGGTGTTGTTGTTGTTCGTTTTTCTGTGACGAAAGAAGGCAAGATAACAGATTTGGAGTTGGTTCGAAATATAGGAGCTGGATGTGGGCAAGAAGCGATGCGAGTTATTCGAATGATGCCTGATTTTAGACCAGCTCTTAGAAATGGAGAGCCAGTTGCTACTAAGATGACCTTGCCAATTCGATTTAAAAGAGCAGATGAGGCTGTTTCTAGCAATAAAAATTTGTATCAAATTCATTGGGGAACAATCTACCAAGATAAAGTAACCAAAGAGGCTTTAAAGGCGCTTTTAAAACGTTATTTTTTAGTAAGAGATTATTATGGAAACACCTATGATGTCCGCTTCTTAACCTTGAAAATTGATGCTAAAGGGAAAGAAATCGTGTTAGAAACAAGGGGCAACACCCTAAACAGGGAAATGCTTCGCGCTTTGAAAAAAATGCGAGCCGGTCAGGTAGTAGCTATTCATGCAATGATTCAAAAAGAGTATCAAGACATAGAAGTTGTTCGAACTTTGGAAATCGTTAAGTAA
- the atpC gene encoding ATP synthase F1 subunit epsilon has protein sequence MELIILTPGKTVFSGAVKAINTPGTSGKLEILENHAPIVASLKEGKITVTTDTNEVLEYTTSGGFLEVLSNNVSILLETVEQ, from the coding sequence ATGGAATTAATCATATTAACACCTGGAAAAACAGTATTTAGTGGCGCTGTAAAAGCAATTAATACTCCGGGCACAAGCGGAAAGCTAGAGATTCTAGAAAATCACGCACCTATTGTTGCTTCTCTAAAGGAAGGTAAAATCACGGTAACTACTGACACCAATGAAGTGTTAGAGTATACTACTAGTGGTGGTTTCTTGGAGGTGTTGTCTAATAATGTTTCTATTCTTTTGGAAACAGTAGAACAGTAA
- the atpD gene encoding F0F1 ATP synthase subunit beta, translating into MSQNIGRIKQIIGPVVDVSFSAEGAKLPEILNALTVTRENGEVLVLECQKHLGEDSVRTIAMDSTEGLKRGLACVDTGAPIMMPTTDEVKGRLLNVVGETIDGIQTISAKSARSSIHRKPPKFEELSTSSEILFTGIKVVDLIAPYLKGGKIGLFGGAGVGKTVLIQELINNIAKGYSGLSVFAGVGERTREGNDLLREMIESNIVTYGEKFLHSMEAGGWDLSKVDMKELENSKATFVFGQMNEPPGARARVALSGLTIAEYFRDGDPSEAKGRDILFFIDNIFRFTQAGAEVSALLGRMPSAVGYQPTLATEMGMMQERITSTKRGSITSVQAVYVPADDLTDPAPATTFAHLDATTVLSRKLASLGIYPAVDPLDSTSKILTKAIVGEKHYECAQRVIFTLQRYKELQDIIAILGMEELSEEDKLIVHRARRVQRFLSQPFHVAEQFTGLAGVLVDIEDTIKGFNMIMDGEVDQYPEAAFNLVGNIEDAIKKGEEMLAEVVEA; encoded by the coding sequence ATGTCACAAAATATTGGACGTATCAAACAAATTATTGGTCCTGTTGTAGATGTTAGCTTTTCTGCTGAAGGTGCCAAATTGCCAGAAATTCTGAATGCCCTTACTGTAACTAGAGAAAATGGTGAAGTATTGGTATTGGAATGCCAAAAACATTTAGGTGAAGACAGTGTTCGTACTATCGCAATGGACAGTACGGAAGGTCTAAAAAGAGGACTAGCTTGTGTAGACACAGGTGCTCCTATTATGATGCCTACAACAGACGAAGTAAAAGGTCGTCTATTAAACGTAGTAGGTGAAACAATTGATGGTATTCAAACGATCAGTGCAAAATCTGCGAGAAGCTCTATTCATCGCAAACCACCTAAATTTGAAGAACTATCAACAAGTTCTGAGATCTTGTTTACAGGTATCAAAGTAGTAGACTTGATTGCTCCTTACCTAAAAGGGGGGAAGATTGGTTTATTTGGAGGTGCTGGTGTAGGTAAAACAGTATTAATCCAAGAGTTGATTAACAATATCGCAAAAGGATATTCTGGATTGTCTGTATTTGCTGGTGTAGGAGAGCGTACTCGTGAAGGAAATGATTTGTTGCGTGAGATGATTGAGTCTAATATCGTAACTTATGGAGAAAAATTCTTGCACTCTATGGAAGCAGGAGGCTGGGATTTGTCCAAAGTAGATATGAAAGAATTGGAAAACTCTAAAGCTACCTTTGTATTTGGTCAGATGAATGAGCCTCCAGGAGCCCGTGCTCGTGTAGCGCTATCTGGATTGACGATTGCAGAGTATTTCCGTGATGGAGACCCAAGCGAAGCTAAAGGACGTGATATTTTGTTCTTTATTGATAATATTTTCCGTTTTACACAAGCTGGTGCTGAGGTATCTGCATTGTTGGGACGTATGCCATCGGCAGTAGGTTATCAACCAACTTTGGCAACAGAAATGGGTATGATGCAAGAGCGTATTACTTCTACTAAACGTGGATCTATTACATCTGTACAAGCAGTTTATGTACCTGCGGATGACTTGACAGACCCTGCTCCTGCAACAACTTTTGCTCACTTGGATGCTACAACGGTACTTAGCCGTAAATTGGCTTCTTTGGGTATTTACCCTGCGGTAGATCCATTGGATTCTACGTCTAAGATCTTGACCAAAGCAATTGTTGGTGAGAAACACTACGAATGTGCTCAACGCGTTATCTTTACCCTGCAACGTTATAAAGAATTGCAAGATATTATCGCAATTTTGGGTATGGAAGAGCTTTCGGAAGAAGATAAATTGATCGTACACCGTGCTCGTCGTGTACAACGTTTCTTATCTCAGCCATTCCACGTAGCAGAGCAATTTACAGGGTTAGCAGGTGTATTGGTAGATATCGAAGATACTATCAAAGGTTTCAATATGATTATGGATGGTGAAGTTGACCAATATCCAGAAGCTGCATTCAACTTAGTTGGTAACATTGAAGATGCTATCAAGAAAGGAGAAGAAATGTTGGCTGAAGTTGTTGAAGCTTAA
- a CDS encoding Glu/Leu/Phe/Val dehydrogenase dimerization domain-containing protein yields MELLQKYKEQEPEIVFEWTDQETGAKGWVVINSLRGGAAGGGTRMRKGLNREEVISLAKVMEVKFSVCGPNIGGAKSGINFDPNDPRKDGVLKRWYKAVIPLLKNYYGTGGDLNVDELKDVIPITQDLGLWHPQQGIVHGHFKSNEGERIEILGQLRQGVSKIVEDPRFTPSVSAKLAVADLITGYGVAESVVHYYDLYHNTNLTGKKIIIQGWGNVAAAAAYYLAEDGAKIVGIIDIAGGIIRPEGLSFEEVTYLYLNKKGNKLVAPDLLSFEEANEKIWDLEADVFIPGAASKLVTREQMDALIVNGLQVVSCGANVPFVDDQVFFGPTAKNTDERISVIPDFIANCGMARVFAYLMQSHALLTDESIFSDVSQVIRQALENTRAVNSNNVLISTTALTIALEKLLGEESVIQ; encoded by the coding sequence ATGGAACTACTACAAAAATACAAAGAACAAGAACCTGAAATTGTTTTTGAATGGACTGATCAAGAGACTGGTGCAAAAGGCTGGGTGGTTATTAATTCTCTAAGAGGAGGTGCTGCTGGTGGCGGTACTCGAATGAGAAAAGGTTTGAATAGGGAAGAGGTAATTTCTCTGGCAAAAGTGATGGAAGTGAAGTTTTCTGTTTGTGGTCCTAATATTGGCGGTGCAAAATCTGGTATCAATTTTGATCCTAATGATCCCCGCAAGGATGGGGTCTTAAAACGTTGGTACAAGGCAGTCATTCCGCTATTAAAAAATTATTACGGAACAGGTGGAGACTTGAACGTAGATGAACTGAAAGATGTTATTCCGATCACTCAAGATTTGGGCTTATGGCATCCTCAACAAGGAATTGTGCATGGTCATTTTAAATCTAACGAAGGAGAACGAATTGAAATTCTAGGCCAATTGCGTCAAGGAGTTAGTAAAATTGTGGAAGATCCTAGGTTTACTCCCTCTGTAAGTGCGAAATTAGCAGTTGCTGATTTGATTACAGGATATGGTGTTGCTGAATCCGTTGTTCATTATTACGACTTGTATCACAACACCAATCTGACTGGTAAAAAAATAATTATTCAAGGTTGGGGAAATGTTGCAGCAGCAGCAGCTTACTATTTGGCAGAAGATGGGGCTAAAATTGTAGGGATTATTGATATTGCGGGTGGAATTATACGTCCTGAAGGGCTTTCTTTTGAAGAAGTTACCTATCTGTACTTAAACAAAAAAGGAAATAAATTAGTAGCACCTGATCTATTGTCGTTTGAGGAAGCTAATGAAAAAATATGGGATTTGGAAGCAGATGTTTTCATTCCTGGTGCCGCGTCAAAATTAGTAACAAGAGAACAAATGGATGCCTTAATTGTTAATGGTTTACAAGTTGTTTCTTGTGGTGCTAATGTTCCTTTTGTTGACGACCAAGTATTTTTTGGTCCTACGGCTAAAAATACTGATGAGCGTATTAGTGTTATTCCTGATTTTATTGCAAATTGTGGTATGGCAAGAGTATTTGCTTATTTGATGCAATCACATGCTTTGTTGACAGACGAAAGCATTTTCTCAGATGTTTCTCAGGTAATTAGACAGGCATTAGAGAATACTCGTGCTGTAAATTCTAACAACGTTTTGATTTCAACAACGGCATTAACTATAGCCTTGGAAAAACTTTTAGGCGAAGAATCTGTTATACAGTAG
- a CDS encoding energy transducer TonB translates to MKKIFSSIIVCAFVLFAQCAHAQEDEPRFPGCDDPTDVDCADMKMMQFVFSNLKHPDGNPGGEVVASFMVKSSGELTDVAIVESLTDACDQEVIRIINLMPSWLPAKVDGAATDMEWELVVKFTAK, encoded by the coding sequence ATGAAAAAAATATTTTCCTCTATAATTGTTTGCGCTTTTGTTTTATTTGCTCAATGTGCTCATGCGCAGGAAGACGAACCTAGATTTCCTGGTTGTGATGACCCCACAGATGTAGATTGTGCAGATATGAAAATGATGCAGTTTGTTTTTAGTAATTTAAAACACCCTGACGGAAACCCTGGAGGTGAAGTAGTTGCTTCATTTATGGTAAAAAGCTCAGGTGAATTAACAGACGTGGCGATTGTTGAAAGTTTGACAGACGCTTGTGATCAAGAAGTAATTCGAATCATAAATTTAATGCCAAGCTGGTTGCCTGCCAAAGTTGATGGAGCGGCAACAGATATGGAATGGGAATTGGTTGTTAAATTTACAGCAAAATAA